The sequence below is a genomic window from Deltaproteobacteria bacterium.
CGCACTCGAGAGCGTCGCAATCCAACTCGCCGGCTGGCAGGGCACCGACCTCCCGGCATCCCGGCCCGCCGCCGCCATCCTGTTTGCCGCCGACCATCCGGTCGCCCGCCGGGGCGTGTCGGCGTACCCGCAAGAGGTCACCGCCGCGATGGTCGCCAACTTCGCCGCGGGCGGAGCGGCAGCGAGCGTGTTGTGCCGCCACGCGCACGTCCCGTTGCGCGTCGTCGACGTCGGGGTGGCAGCCCCCTACGCCGTACCGGCCTCCGCTGCCGTACCCGTGCGACGTGACGCGGTTGCCGATGCACCTGCCGGCGACATCTGCGTCGAGGATGCGATGTCCGAAGACGTCTATCGCGCCGCGCTCGCCGCGGGCGCCGCGGAAATCGACGAGCTCGCCGCGGACACGCGGCTCGTCATCCTCGGCGAGATGGGCATCGGCAACACGACCCCCGCATCCGCGGTCGCGGCGGCGCTGCTCGGCTGCGACGCGCAGGAGATCGTCGGCGCGGGCACCGGCGTGACCGGCGCTGCGCTCGCCGCGAAAATCGCGGCCGTGGACGCGGCGGTGCGACGCGTGCGCGGCGCTCCGCCCGACGAGGTGGTCCGCGCCGTGGGTGGTCGCGACCTCGCGGCGCTCATCGGCGCGGCCGCGCGCGCGCTCGAGCGGCGCATCGCCGTGCTGGTCGACGGCTTCATCGTGACCGCGGCCATGCTGGCGCTGGTTCGGATGGATCCGGCGGCACGGCAGGGGTTGCTGTTCGCGCACCGATCGGGCGAACGCGGACACGCGCGCCTGTTGGCTGCACTGGACGCACAACCGTTGGTCGATCTGTCGATGCGCCTGGGCGAAGGCAGCGGCGCCTTGGTCGCACTGCACCTTGTCGACTGCGCGTGCGCTTTGCACCGCGACATGGCGACGTTTGCGAGCGCGAACGTGCCCGGCCCCGCGGCGGAGCGGCCGTGACGGCGAGTGCGCTCGGCGGCCTGCGCGCCGCGGTGTCGTTCCTCACGCGCGTTCCGGTCGGCCGGCCGCCGGCCGAGGACGAGCTGCGGCTGGCGCCCGCCTTCTTTCCCGCGGTCGGCGCGGCGATCGGCGGCGCGATGGCCGGCGCGTTCGCGATCGCGGCGCCGGCCGGCGCCCTGCCGGCGGCGTGCGTCGCGCTGGCCGCCGGGATGTGGCTCACCGGGGCGTTTCACGAAGACGGCCTGGCCGACACGGCCGACGCGCTCGGCGGCGCGCTCGATCGCGACCGGCTGTTCGACATCCTCAAGGACAGCCGCATCGGCGCGTACGGCGCGGCGGCGCTGGCGGCGTCGCTCGTGCTGCGCGCCGCGCTGATCGCAGCGCTGGCGGACCGCGCGACGGCTGCGCTCGTGGCGACGCAAGCGCTGGCGCGACTGCCGCCGGTGTGGCTGATGGCGACGCTGCCCTACGTGACGGCCCACGACCGAAGGCGCAGCCCGGCGTTTCGCGCCGGCGCGCGCGAGGTCGGCGTGGCGTCGGCGTTCGCCGCGATCGCCGTGACGGCCGCGGGCCTGTCGGTTTTCGAGATGATCGCATCGGCCGCGGCCGCCGCCGTCGTGACGCTCGCGTGTGGCTGGCGGTTTCGCGCGCGCGCCGGCGGCCTCACCGGCGACTTCCTCGGCGCCACCGAACAGGTGGCCGAGTGCGCGCTGCTGTTGGCGCTCGCCCTGGCAACGTGACGCGGCGCCGCACGCGGGCTCCGGCGCGCACGCCTCCCCGCGCGCGGTCGATCGCGCCGCAGCACGGTCGCCGCCCTCCGCCGCGCGCGGGCGCGCCATCCGGCGCCGTTGCAATGTGGCCGGCCGCTTGACCCGGGGGCCATTGTGCGCAACACACGGGCCATGCGTCACATCCGTTCGCTCGCCTTGCTCGCGGCCGCCGCGTCCGCGTGCGGCAACTCCGACTCGAACCCCGCCGCCACGGCGACTGGCTCCGCCGCCGCGCCGTCGGCCAAGGCGACCGGCTCCGCCGCCGCGCCGTCGGCCGAACCGAAGCGGCCCTCGGTCATTCGCGTCACCGGGATCCCGGACGAAAATCCGACGGAACTCGTCCGCGCCTACAAACCGTTGACGGACCTTTTGTCCAAGCGGCTGGGCGTGCGCGTCGAGTACGTTCCCGTGACCGATTACGGTGCCGCCGTCCAGGCGCTCGCGGCCAAGAAGGTCGACTTCGCGTGGCTCGGCGGGTTCACCCACGTCCAGGCGCGCAACATGACGGACGTCGTGCCCGTCGTCATGCGCGACATCGACCGCGAGTTTCACAGCGTATTCATCGCCAACGCGAACAGCGGCATCCAGTCGATCGCCGACCTGCGCGGCAAGAAGTTTGCGTTCGGCTCGAAGAGTTCCACCTCGGGGCACCTGATGCCGCGCCATTTCCTCGTCACGAAACACGGCATCGACCCGGACAAGGACTTCGACGGCCCCCCGGTGTTCAGCGGTGCCCACGACGCGACCGTGAAAATGGTCGAATCCGGCAAGGTCGATGCGGGCGCACTCAACGAACAGGTCTGGCAGCGCATGGTCAAGGAGGGATCCGTCGACACCCACAAGGTGAAGGTCATCTGGACCACGCCGCCGTACGTCGATTACGTGTGGACGGCCCGCGCCGACGTCCCCGAGGACATCCGCCGCGCGTTTGCCGACACCTTCCTGTCGCTCGACCCGAAAAACCCCGAGCATGCACCCGTGCTCGAGCGAATGGGCGCGACCAAGTACGTGCCCGCGAGCCCGTCGGACTTCGACGCGATCGAACAGGTAGCCAAGTCGATCGGCCTGCTCAAGAAGTAGTGAGCCGTGCCTTCGCCGGTTCCCGTGCGGTTCGAGGGCGTGTGCCGGCGCTGGCGTGACCGCGCGGCGCTCGTCGACGTCGACCTCGCGCTGTCTCCGGGCGAGCGCGTGGCGCTGATCGGTCCCAGCGGCAGCGGCAAGACCACCTTGTTGCACCTGCTGATGGGCGCGTTGCGCTCGTCGGCGGGGCGCATTCGCATCGGAGACGTGGCGATCGAGGAGATGACGCCCGCGCAGGTGCGCGCGCACCGCCGCCAGTGCGCACTCGTCGACCAGGGATCGCTGCTCATCCGGCAGCTCACCGTGCACGGTAACGTCGTGGCCGGCATGTTGCCGCACTGGCCCTGGTGGCGCGTACTCGCGTCGGTGGCCTGGTCCGTGGAGCGCGCCCGCGTGCGCGCACTGCTCGACGACGTCGGCCTCGGCGACCGCCAGTGGGACTCGGCCGCGACCCTCAGCGGCGGCCAGCAGCAGCGCGTCGCGATCGCTCGCGCACTCGCCGGCCAGCCGGCGTTCTTGCTCGCGGACGAGCCGACGAGCGCGCTGGACCCGACGACATCCGACGAGGTCATCGCGCTCATGGCCGCCCGCGCGCGGCGGCTCGGGGCGACCCTCGTCATCTCGACTCACCGGGTGAGTCAGGTGCTCGACGACGTCGACCGCGTCGTCGGGCTGCGCGCCGGGCGCGTCGTGCTCGACGCGCGGCCGGCCGACGTCGACGACGCCGCGCTCGACGCGCTGTACGAGGGCAGCCGTGAGCGCGCTTGAACCGCGCGATCGGCGGCGCGTCGCGCTCGCCACCGCCGCCACCGCGTCGGTCGTGGCCGCCGGCTGGTTTGCCGGCGCCGATCCGACGCGGCTCGCGGACGCGCACGGCGCGGCCAACTTTGCGGCGCTGCTGCGGTCGCTGCTGTCGCCGGACCTGAGCGGGCCGTTTTTGTCGCGCATCGGCGGCCTGGCGGTCGACAGCATCCTGATCGGCGCCCTCGGCTTGGCGATGGCGCTCGCCGTCGCGGCGCCCCTCGCGATCGCCGCCGCGCGCGTCCCGGGGCTCGCCGACGACCCGCTGGCCCGGAGATGGCGGACGGCCGGCCGCCGCGCGCTGCGGTCGTCCGCGCGCGGGGTCCTCGCGTTTTTTCGCGCGGTCCCCGAGATCCTGTGGGCGTACCTGTTCGTGCGCATCTTCGGGCTGGGGCCCGGCCCGGCCGTGTTCGCGCTGGCACTGTCGTTCGGCGGCATCATCGGCAAGCTGTTCGCGGAACTGATCGAAGCGGCCGACCCGACGCCGATCCGGCGCCTGCAGGCCGCCGGCGCCGGGCGAATCGCCGTGCTCACGTACGGCGTGCTGCCCCAGGTGCGCAGCCAGTGGATCGCCTACGCGCTGTTTCGCCTCGAGTGCTCCATCCGCAGCGCGTCGATCCTCGGCGTGGTGGGCGCCGGCGGCCTCGGCAGCGAGATCGATCTGAGCATCCGCTACTTTCAGTACGACAAGCTCGCCACCGCGCTGCTCGCGGTCCTCGCCTACGTCGTGGCGCTCGAGATCGCGAGCGCACGTCTGCGGCGGGCGCGCCCCGGCTGGCCGCTCGCGCTGTTTTGCGCCGGAGCCATCGCGGGCGTCGCTCGGCTCGACATCCCGTGGCGCGCGGTCTGCGGCGAGGACGCGACGGCGCAACTGCGCGCGTTCTTCGCCGGGTTCGTGTCGCCGACGACCGACGCCGCGTTCCTCGTCCGCGCGGTGCGGCTCGCGGCGGTGACGGTCGCGATGGCGTGGGCCGCGACCGCGCTCGCGGCCGCCGCGGCGTTCGTGCTCGCCCCCCTGTCGGCGACGACGTTCACCGTGCGCGGGTACCTCGACGACGCGCCCGCCGCGCGCGGCCCCCGGCGCTACGCCGCGCTCGCCGTCATCGCGCCCGCGCGCGCCGCGCTGCAGGTGGCCCGCGCGCTCCCCGAACTGGTGTGGGCGCTGCTGTTCATCGTGTGGGTCGGACCGGGACCGACCGCCGGCATCCTCGCGCTCGCGGTCCACACGACCGGCATCCTCGGCCGACTGTACGGCGACGCGCTCGAGGAGGCCGAGCCCGGCCCCGCGCGCCTCATCGAGCGCAGCGGCGCCGGTCCGCTGTCGCGCTACCTGTACGGCGTGCTGCCGCAGGCGCTTCCGCGCATCGCCTCGTTTTCGCTGTTCCGGTTCGAGGTCAACATCCGCGACGCGGCGATGGTCGGTTTCGTCGGCGCCGGCGGGCTCGGAGACGCCCTCCACACGGCCATCAGCCTGTTTCACATGAGCGATCTCGCGACGCTCGTCGCCGTCACGATTGCCGTCGTCGTCGCGGTCGACGGCCTCGGCGACCGCGTGCGGCACCGACTGCCGGGCGTGGCGTAGCCGGCCGATGC
It includes:
- the cobT gene encoding nicotinate-nucleotide--dimethylbenzimidazole phosphoribosyltransferase yields the protein MWTIPPFDDAAAARARQRQRELTKPPGSLGALESVAIQLAGWQGTDLPASRPAAAILFAADHPVARRGVSAYPQEVTAAMVANFAAGGAAASVLCRHAHVPLRVVDVGVAAPYAVPASAAVPVRRDAVADAPAGDICVEDAMSEDVYRAALAAGAAEIDELAADTRLVILGEMGIGNTTPASAVAAALLGCDAQEIVGAGTGVTGAALAAKIAAVDAAVRRVRGAPPDEVVRAVGGRDLAALIGAAARALERRIAVLVDGFIVTAAMLALVRMDPAARQGLLFAHRSGERGHARLLAALDAQPLVDLSMRLGEGSGALVALHLVDCACALHRDMATFASANVPGPAAERP
- a CDS encoding adenosylcobinamide-GDP ribazoletransferase, with the protein product MTASALGGLRAAVSFLTRVPVGRPPAEDELRLAPAFFPAVGAAIGGAMAGAFAIAAPAGALPAACVALAAGMWLTGAFHEDGLADTADALGGALDRDRLFDILKDSRIGAYGAAALAASLVLRAALIAALADRATAALVATQALARLPPVWLMATLPYVTAHDRRRSPAFRAGAREVGVASAFAAIAVTAAGLSVFEMIASAAAAAVVTLACGWRFRARAGGLTGDFLGATEQVAECALLLALALAT
- a CDS encoding putative selenate ABC transporter substrate-binding protein, with translation MRHIRSLALLAAAASACGNSDSNPAATATGSAAAPSAKATGSAAAPSAEPKRPSVIRVTGIPDENPTELVRAYKPLTDLLSKRLGVRVEYVPVTDYGAAVQALAAKKVDFAWLGGFTHVQARNMTDVVPVVMRDIDREFHSVFIANANSGIQSIADLRGKKFAFGSKSSTSGHLMPRHFLVTKHGIDPDKDFDGPPVFSGAHDATVKMVESGKVDAGALNEQVWQRMVKEGSVDTHKVKVIWTTPPYVDYVWTARADVPEDIRRAFADTFLSLDPKNPEHAPVLERMGATKYVPASPSDFDAIEQVAKSIGLLKK
- a CDS encoding ATP-binding cassette domain-containing protein, which produces MPSPVPVRFEGVCRRWRDRAALVDVDLALSPGERVALIGPSGSGKTTLLHLLMGALRSSAGRIRIGDVAIEEMTPAQVRAHRRQCALVDQGSLLIRQLTVHGNVVAGMLPHWPWWRVLASVAWSVERARVRALLDDVGLGDRQWDSAATLSGGQQQRVAIARALAGQPAFLLADEPTSALDPTTSDEVIALMAARARRLGATLVISTHRVSQVLDDVDRVVGLRAGRVVLDARPADVDDAALDALYEGSRERA
- a CDS encoding ABC transporter permease subunit; amino-acid sequence: MSALEPRDRRRVALATAATASVVAAGWFAGADPTRLADAHGAANFAALLRSLLSPDLSGPFLSRIGGLAVDSILIGALGLAMALAVAAPLAIAAARVPGLADDPLARRWRTAGRRALRSSARGVLAFFRAVPEILWAYLFVRIFGLGPGPAVFALALSFGGIIGKLFAELIEAADPTPIRRLQAAGAGRIAVLTYGVLPQVRSQWIAYALFRLECSIRSASILGVVGAGGLGSEIDLSIRYFQYDKLATALLAVLAYVVALEIASARLRRARPGWPLALFCAGAIAGVARLDIPWRAVCGEDATAQLRAFFAGFVSPTTDAAFLVRAVRLAAVTVAMAWAATALAAAAAFVLAPLSATTFTVRGYLDDAPAARGPRRYAALAVIAPARAALQVARALPELVWALLFIVWVGPGPTAGILALAVHTTGILGRLYGDALEEAEPGPARLIERSGAGPLSRYLYGVLPQALPRIASFSLFRFEVNIRDAAMVGFVGAGGLGDALHTAISLFHMSDLATLVAVTIAVVVAVDGLGDRVRHRLPGVA